CAGTTCCGGCGCGCGAAGCGAATCGCGGGCTACCTCAGCCGCCAGAAACCACGCGGCCCCGGTCGGCTCCGCCTGCTGCGCCAGCAGACGCACCAGCAGCAGTTGCTCGTTGAGGCGACGCGCATACGGAGTCCGGCGCACGGCACTATCCTCGCGCGCCACGATGGTGTCCACTTCCCGCAGCGTCGAAACACGACGCATCGCCAGGTAGGCGATGCGCGCCGCCGATTCGCGTTCGATCACGGTGTCGCGCCCGGCCAGCGTCCGCGCCGTCAACAGGTGCTGTCGCGCGACGGAGTCCTGACCCACCCGCACGTTGAGGTCTCCCACCACAAAGTGCATCGACGCACGACTGGCATCGCGGACGCGCGACAGGTCGTATCCGTGTACCACCGCTTCCACGGCGTCCCATCGGCCGGCGGCAAACATCTCGCGCAGCGCGCGCGTCACGTCGTCGCGATAGTCGGCACGCCGGGCGCGTTGCACCAGCAACGATTCCACCCGGACATACTCGTGTGCCGACAGCGAGGACTGCAGCAATTCCCAGGGCATCGCACCGTCCTCGGTTCCACCCAGCAGGCGCGCGACCGCATCGCGGTCGCCGTCCGCCAGCGCCGCGCGGGCCGCCCAGAGCCGCGCTTGTCGCGCGATCTCGGCGTTGGGCGCATCGATCAGGGAATCGAGTCGCCGTCGTGCGGCGGGGATCAGCGCCGACCGCAATTCGCAGGAGGCCAGTGCGACCCGCGCGCGCGCGCGATCGTCCTCCGTGCTCCCGGGAATGGTGAGGAACTCCGGCAGTCGGTGCATCGCCGATTCGCACTGCCCCGCCAGCGCCGCGCCACGACCGGCCAGATACAAGGCGCGCGTCCGCCACTTGGACGTCGGGTGGCGCACGAGTATCGACTCGGCCTTGGCCGCTGAGAGCTGAAAGAACTGGACCGCGTCGCTCTCGTCACCGCGCCGCAGGCGCGCATCGCCGGTATGCGCAGCTTCTTTCGCGTTGTACACACCGTTGTAATACACGCAGCCTGATATCAACACCGGCAATGCCGCGACAAGGAACGCCCGCCATCCGCGTCGTCGGCTCGACGGCGGAGTACGCATCAGGAGCCGCCCCCGACCTTTCGTTCGTACTGGGCCAGGAACGCCTCGGCGGCGTCGGCCAGCGCCTCGGCCAGTGCGCGCTGACTGTCAGGGTTGGTCATGTACGCGGATTCACTCCGGTTGCTGCCGAATCCGACTTCAACCAGCACCGCTGGCATGAATGCCTTCACCAGCACCATGAAGCCGGCCTGCTTGACGCCACGATTGGGGCCGGGATGCACCTTTCGCAATCCCGACTGGACCAGATCGGCCAAACGAGACGACTCGCGCAAATGTTCGTTCTGCGCCATGTCCCGGATGATGAATCCCAGCGGATCGTCACGCGTGGTCTCGGCCGACGTCTCGAATTTGATGGCTTCGTTTTCCATCGCCTCGACCCGTCGTTCATCCTCGGTCTTCGCCTCGGCGAGGAAATACGTCTCGAACCCGCGGGCACCACCCGGCTCGTTCCACCGAGGATTCGCGGCGTTGACATGTACCGACATGAACAGGTCGCCCTTCGCCTGATTCGCGATTCGGCCACGGTCGCCGAGCGCGATCAGTGTGTCTGATTTGCGCGTCATGACGACCGCAATCCCGCGACGTTCGAGCGCCGCCTTGACTTCCCGCGCCACCGCCAGCGTGATGTCCTTCTCGTACACTTTTCGCGGCGCGCCAATGGGCCCGGACATGCCCTTGTCGACGCCGCCATGTCCGGCATCCACGACCACCACTCGCTGTCGCAGGCCCTGGGGGCGCCCCGCCCCAGACGGACCCGCCGTCATCGGTTCACGAGGCGCGGCAACGCTGGGCGATCCGCTGGCCGATCCGCTGGGCGATACGCTGGGCGATACGCTGGGCGCGCGACGCGCGGTGACGCTGCCGAATCGTCGCAGTTCTCCCCGATCGCCATCGTACAGCACGCCGCTGACGACGCGCGGCAGGAGCTCGCTGGCGAACGCGAGTGGCACGTACACCACACCGGCCTTGCGATAGATCGATGAGGTCAGCGGCAGGGTATCCCGGTCCACCCGCACCAGCGCGCTTCCGGTCTCGACGTCGATGCGCACGTTCGCGACCTGCAGGTGGTACCGAACGCCGCCGTCAGCCGTGAACTGGCCACCAATGGCTTCTCCCAGCAGGTCGGCGCGCAAGGCCACCCCGCCGTCCGGGTGGGCCACCACAGGTACGGATCGGCGCCGATCGCCGAATACCACCGGCAGCGCCTTCGGCAGCGCAACCGCCAGTTGCAGGGCACAACCCAGCGCAGTCAGCAGCATGCCAGCGGTGCGACTATCGCGACCGAAGCGCCCGCGCGATTTCCATCTGCGCGTCGCGCTTCTTGAGGTCTTCGCGCTTGTCGTGCTGCTGCTTGCCCCGTACCAGCGCCAGGCGCGCCTTCACGCGCCCCCGCACGAAATAGAGATCAAGCGGCACCAGCGTCAGCCCTTGACGCTCCACGGCGCCGATCAGCCGCCGAATCTCGCGTCGATGCAACAACAGCTTGCGCGTCCGGGTGGCCTCATGGTTGAACATGTTGCCCTGCCCATACGAGCCGATGTGCAGATTGAGCAGATAGACCTCCCCGTCCTTCACGACGCCAAAGGCATCTGTCAGGTTGGCGCGCCCTTCGCGCAACGCCTTGACCTCGGTCCCGGTGAGCACAATGCCCGTCTCCCAGGTATCGAGGATTTCGTAGTCGTGACGCGCGCGTTTGTTCCGCGCGATCATCTCGATCGGGTCGTCGGTGTCAGTGGTCGCCATACTGCGTGGCAAACTAGTCAGTTGACTTCCGAATGGTGCACGGTCTATTCTTCCCGTCCCTGTACACTTGGCTTCGGCCAAGCCAATTGCCGGAGTGGTGGAATTGGTAGACGCGCTGCGTTCAGGGCGCAGTGCCCGCAAGGGCGTGCCGGTTCGAGTCCGGCCTTCGGCACTACACAATCTGGGCCGGTCATGAACGGTGAGAATCGCGGTGCCTCGGCGCCCGGTCTCCCTGATCATGGCCGGCTCAGTGCGTATGCGCTACCGGTGCGACACCCCCTGTGACGATCAGGGCCGGATGGCTGACGGTCGGACGTCTTCCGGCAGGGAGGCGACACCAAAGGCGGCTCGGAGCGCCTCGTTGGCCTGACTTCGCGTTACCTGCACGAACGCTGCGGCCCGCACGACCGCTTCTTCAGCGGGCTCGGACAGACCTGCTCCCTCCAGCAGGACGCGAGCGAATCGGGTAGCCGGCGCATCCGATTGCCCGCGAACGGTCATCGCCGCCGAATAGGCGCGCCGACGAGCCGCCCACGCGCTTCCGGCATCCGGCGATTTCCTGGCCTCCGCCTCAATCAGCGGAGCCAGCGCGTGCGCCACATCGGCCGCGGTTCGATCGTCCAACGCATCGCGTTCGGCAACCAGCAGACCCAAAGCCCGGCGGGCAAAGGTCAGCTCGCGTACGGCCAGCTCTCGACGGACGGTGAGCGCACTCAACCAGTCGACGTCGGCGGACTCCGGCGGCGTCAGCAGCGTGTGAAGGAAGCGGTCCGCCCGACGTCGGCGTTCCCGCGCGGCGCGCCAGTCTGCGATAAACCCCATTCGCGGTCAGCGCTGCAACACGGGTAGTGCGCCAGCGCGGACGACGGTGTCGACACGAAAGGGGGGGAGTCCCACTCGCTCCCGCACCACCGATTCATCCGCCAGCAAGTCACTCAGCTTCACGCCCTCAAGCACCTCATCAATTCGCTGCTGCAGCAGCAGCCAGACGGGGCGAATGCTGCAACTCTCCGAATCGCCGCAGCGGACAGAATCGACGGGATGCGAAACACAATGGAGGTCGAACGTGGTCAGTTCCGAGGCCTGAATGACATCCCGCACCGAAATGGACGCTGCGTCACGGGACAACGCGTAGCCCCCCCGAGCGCCCCGCGTGCTATCGACGATACCGGCCCGACGCATGCGCAGCAGAATCTGCTCGACATAGTCCGCCGGAAGGTGTTCACGCGTTGCGATGTCACGGCCGGTGACGGGTCCCGTGCCCGCACGACGCGCCAGATGCAGCGCGCAGATCAGCCCGTACTCGGCCCAGGTAGTAATGCGCATGCATTGAGACTAGGGGCAGCGGACTC
This genomic window from Gemmatimonadaceae bacterium contains:
- a CDS encoding N-acetylmuramoyl-L-alanine amidase — translated: MLLTALGCALQLAVALPKALPVVFGDRRRSVPVVAHPDGGVALRADLLGEAIGGQFTADGGVRYHLQVANVRIDVETGSALVRVDRDTLPLTSSIYRKAGVVYVPLAFASELLPRVVSGVLYDGDRGELRRFGSVTARRAPSVSPSVSPSGSASGSPSVAAPREPMTAGPSGAGRPQGLRQRVVVVDAGHGGVDKGMSGPIGAPRKVYEKDITLAVAREVKAALERRGIAVVMTRKSDTLIALGDRGRIANQAKGDLFMSVHVNAANPRWNEPGGARGFETYFLAEAKTEDERRVEAMENEAIKFETSAETTRDDPLGFIIRDMAQNEHLRESSRLADLVQSGLRKVHPGPNRGVKQAGFMVLVKAFMPAVLVEVGFGSNRSESAYMTNPDSQRALAEALADAAEAFLAQYERKVGGGS
- the smpB gene encoding SsrA-binding protein SmpB, whose translation is MATTDTDDPIEMIARNKRARHDYEILDTWETGIVLTGTEVKALREGRANLTDAFGVVKDGEVYLLNLHIGSYGQGNMFNHEATRTRKLLLHRREIRRLIGAVERQGLTLVPLDLYFVRGRVKARLALVRGKQQHDKREDLKKRDAQMEIARALRSR
- a CDS encoding Rrf2 family transcriptional regulator, which encodes MRITTWAEYGLICALHLARRAGTGPVTGRDIATREHLPADYVEQILLRMRRAGIVDSTRGARGGYALSRDAASISVRDVIQASELTTFDLHCVSHPVDSVRCGDSESCSIRPVWLLLQQRIDEVLEGVKLSDLLADESVVRERVGLPPFRVDTVVRAGALPVLQR